One window of Aggregicoccus sp. 17bor-14 genomic DNA carries:
- the tolR gene encoding protein TolR, which produces MGMSGGKGSPGRTTMAEINVTPMVDVMLVLLIIFMVTAPLIQQGVKVNLPEARATPVEASDKKLVLSVDPQRRVFIGEAEVALDELETKLRANAKAQADKEVYLHADRDIPYGVVVEVMAAAQRAGITNVGMITDPSGAPRPGAPKRGQKR; this is translated from the coding sequence ATGGGCATGAGCGGAGGCAAGGGCAGTCCGGGCCGTACCACGATGGCGGAGATCAACGTCACGCCCATGGTGGACGTGATGCTGGTGCTGCTCATCATCTTCATGGTCACCGCGCCCCTCATCCAGCAGGGGGTGAAGGTGAACCTGCCGGAGGCGCGGGCGACCCCCGTGGAGGCCAGCGACAAGAAGCTGGTGCTCTCGGTGGACCCGCAGCGGCGCGTCTTCATCGGCGAGGCGGAGGTCGCGCTCGACGAGCTGGAGACGAAGCTGCGCGCGAACGCGAAGGCGCAGGCGGACAAGGAGGTCTACCTGCACGCCGACCGGGACATCCCCTACGGCGTGGTGGTGGAGGTGATGGCCGCGGCGCAGCGCGCGGGCATCACCAACGTGGGCATGATCACCGACCCCTCGGGCGCGCCGCGCCCGGGTGCTCCCAAGCGGGGCCAGAAGCGCTAG
- a CDS encoding MotA/TolQ/ExbB proton channel family protein: MTPRIPMTLAAMNYVEIIRGASLIELFVLALLACVSVASWALIAMKYNQLARARSQSLTFLDVFWKANRLETIYQSAQGLESSPLSKVFCAGYDELNKLAQHKDGPEGSMSERMGGIENVERALNRAATAQVTELEHRVSFLGTVAGAAPFVGLFGTVVGILNAFNEIADKGNASLSTVAAPVGNALFATAAGLFAAIPAVVAYNAFVSRIKVFDTEMSNFSSDFLNIVKRHFFR; this comes from the coding sequence ATGACTCCCCGCATTCCCATGACGCTCGCCGCGATGAACTACGTGGAGATCATCCGCGGCGCCTCGCTGATCGAGCTCTTCGTGCTCGCGCTGCTCGCGTGCGTGTCGGTCGCCTCGTGGGCGCTGATCGCCATGAAGTACAACCAGCTCGCGCGCGCCCGCTCGCAGTCCCTCACCTTCCTGGACGTGTTCTGGAAGGCGAACCGGCTGGAGACCATCTACCAGTCGGCCCAGGGGCTCGAGAGCTCGCCGCTCTCCAAGGTCTTCTGCGCCGGCTACGACGAGCTGAACAAGCTCGCGCAGCACAAGGACGGCCCGGAGGGCTCCATGAGCGAGCGGATGGGCGGCATCGAGAACGTGGAGCGCGCGCTCAACCGCGCCGCCACCGCGCAGGTGACGGAGCTGGAGCACCGGGTGTCCTTCCTCGGCACCGTGGCGGGCGCCGCGCCCTTCGTGGGCCTCTTCGGCACCGTGGTGGGCATCCTCAACGCCTTCAACGAGATCGCCGACAAGGGCAACGCGAGCCTCTCCACCGTGGCCGCGCCCGTGGGCAACGCGCTCTTCGCCACCGCCGCGGGCCTCTTCGCCGCGATTCCCGCCGTCGTCGCGTACAACGCGTTCGTCAGCCGCATCAAGGTGTTCGACACGGAGATGAGCAACTTCTCCTCGGACTTCCTCAACATCGTGAAGCGGCACTTCTTCCGCTAG